Within Streptomyces sp. SS1-1, the genomic segment TATCGCGGGCGATCCGCCGATCACCTCCAGGCGGTCCAGCTCTGGCGCCGAGTCCTCCTCCAGCAGCAGTCCCGTCTGCTCGCAGTCGCGGACCGTGAGTCCGGTCAGCGCCGGGGACGCTGCTCCCGCCACGCGGAGCGCCGCGCCCTGCGCGCCGTCCACCCAGCAGTCCTCGAAGGTGCCGCGGGCCCGGTCGGTGATCACGACGCCCTGACCCCGGGTCCGCGAGACACGGCAGCGGCGCAGCACCGGGTCGGTGCCCCCGGCCAGCGCGATCCCGTTCCCGGAGGCCCCGGTGACCCGGACGTCCTCCAGCGTCGTACGGCCCGCGCTGCTCAGGTGCACTCCGGTGCTGGTGTCGTGCACGACGGTCCGCACCACCGTGAGGGAGCAGTTCTGCTCCAGGGCGATGGACGGCTTGTCCGTGGAGGAGATGTCGCAGTCCTCGACGCTGCCGGTGGAGTCGCCGTTGGCGAGCAGGCCGTTGCCGCGTGCGGCTCGCACCGTGCAGCCGCGCAGCCGCGCCTCGCCCTGTTCGGCGAGGACGACTCCGCTGGTGCCCAGGTGCTCGAACGTGCAGGACTCCACGGTGGTCGGCGTGGTCGAGGTGACGACGACGCCGGCGCCCTGGGGGTTGCTCACCCGGCAGTCCCGCAGCGCGAGGGAGCCGGTGCCCCCGGCCAGCACCGCGGTCCAGGCGGCGCCGACGATCTCGCAGCCGTCGAGCGCGGCCTGCCCGCGCCGGACGTCCACGGCCGGCAGCTCGGCGTCCCCGCCGCGCAGGGACAGCTCGGAGAGCATCACGGCGTCGGCTCGCAGGGCGAGGACGCTGCCCGAACGCGGCCGGATCTCGACCGTGCCCCGGCCCTCGGCGGCGGTGAGGGTGACCCGGGTGTGGATCACCAGGTTCTCCGCGTACGTCCCGGGCCGGACGCTGATCAGCGCACCGGTACGGGCAGCCGCGAGTGCCTCACCGATCGTCCGGTAGCGGTCCCGCTCCCCGGGACCGACCGTCAGTACCTGGCGCGACACGCACCAACCTCCTTGTGGGACAACGTTCTCAGCGGGTTCCCCCGATTGTCGGGGACGGTGTCGGCGAGCCGACGGGTGCCATCATGCCCGCCGCCGGGGCGGCCGGGGCCCGGCAGCGACGCTCTCGGCCGGAAGGCGACGGGGGCGCGGTCAGACGCTCCACTTCTGGTTGTCGGTGCCGGCGCAGGTCCACAGTTGCAGCCAGGCGCCGTTGCCCCGGTTGTTGTCCTTGATGTCGACGCACTTGCCGACGACGGTGTTCACCAGGTCGTGGCGCTCGTTGAGGACGAACTTCTGGGCGGCGTTGCCACTGCACCAAGCGAGCTGGATCGGAGTGCCGTCGTTGTAGTTCGCGTTGGCCACGTCCAGGCACAGTCCCTGGATGCGCAGGGTGCCGTCGGAGGCGAACTGCCACTTCTGCGCGACGCCGTTGTTGCAGTCCCACACGAACAGCTTCTTGCCGTCGCCGAAGTCGGCGTTCGGTACGTCGAGGCAGCGGCCGGAGAGGTGGCTGCGTATCGAGACCGGGGCACTGAAGGTCACACCCGAGCCCGCGTTCGAGGGCTGGTCGGCCCGGCCGCCTCCGGACGTCTTCCCGCCACCAGCCGACTTCGCGGGTGCGTCCTGCTTGACCGTGCCGTCCTTGGGCCGGTCCTTCCCGTCGTCCTGCTTCGCCGTCTTCTTGCCCGAGTCCTGCGGCGCGGACCCGCCGGGGGTTCGCTCCACCGGCTTGTCGGGCTTGCCGGGCTTGCCGGAGCTCTTCTCGCCGTGGTCGGGAGTGGCGGTGTCGGGTTTGGTCATCACGAAGTCGCCCGGCGCCTCCTGCCCGCCGCCCCCGAGGACGGTGCCTCCGGCCGGCGTGGCCTTGGCGTCCTTGTCGTCGCCTCCGGTGAGCACGAGGAACGGCACGGAGACGAGCAGCGCCCCGGCGACCGCGGCCCCGGCCAGCGCCGCCCTGCCCGGCCGCCCCACGGTGGCGGCCTGCTGCTCCGGCCGGTCGATGGCGGTCGCGGTCATCGTCCGTACGAGGGCTGGGAGCCGGCTCTTGGCCTCGGCGGCGGCGCCGGGGTCGGACTCCGCGTCGGAGTCCGGCTCGGCCTCGGGCCGGCCGCCGGGCGCGGCTTCGGCTGCCGGCGTCCGAGCCACGGTCGCCGTCTCCTCGGCCGCGGAACTCGCCTGCGGATCGGGGGACTTCTCCCCAGCCCCCGCGCCCGGGGCGTGGGAGGTCTCCGGCTCGGGCGGGGGCCCGGGCTGGGCTGCGGCGGCAGCCGGAGCCGTCGCCTCGCCGTCCGAACCGGACGTCCCCCGAGAGGAGGCGGAGGTGTGCTGGGCCGGACGCGTCACGGGGTCCTCCCTGTGGTGTGGGGCCAGGGTTCAGAGGAGTGGTGGGGCTCGCCCGCGGGAGGAGCCGGGCGCGCCCGCTCGGCCTCCGGTTCGGGC encodes:
- a CDS encoding ricin-type beta-trefoil lectin domain protein gives rise to the protein MTRPAQHTSASSRGTSGSDGEATAPAAAAAQPGPPPEPETSHAPGAGAGEKSPDPQASSAAEETATVARTPAAEAAPGGRPEAEPDSDAESDPGAAAEAKSRLPALVRTMTATAIDRPEQQAATVGRPGRAALAGAAVAGALLVSVPFLVLTGGDDKDAKATPAGGTVLGGGGQEAPGDFVMTKPDTATPDHGEKSSGKPGKPDKPVERTPGGSAPQDSGKKTAKQDDGKDRPKDGTVKQDAPAKSAGGGKTSGGGRADQPSNAGSGVTFSAPVSIRSHLSGRCLDVPNADFGDGKKLFVWDCNNGVAQKWQFASDGTLRIQGLCLDVANANYNDGTPIQLAWCSGNAAQKFVLNERHDLVNTVVGKCVDIKDNNRGNGAWLQLWTCAGTDNQKWSV